The window AATCCTGTAGCATTCTTAATTCCTTGTCACCGTGTTATTCAGTCTACCGGACACCTTGGCGGTTACCGATGGGGAAGTGGAAGAAAACAAATGATTGTGGGCTGGGAAAGTTCACAGCTTTACTCTTAATATTTTTTTAACCACAAAAGTCACAAAAGTTTTTAGACATTTAAGTTACTACTAACTGTTTGATAAGTACACTTAAGCTTCCCGAAAATGTCAGTTGAAGACGTAAATATTCCCATCCTTTGGAGGGATGTCAAAAATTCAAAGAATTTTTGACGGGGTGGTTTTACACTAAACTACATTTCAAAAACATTCCGTAATTTGTATTTCCAAAACCAAAACCAATGTTAAGCCTGTTCGATGAAACACCAGATTATCCATTAAGTCTTCTTCCACATGACGGAACCGTTCTGTACTATGGGAAAGTCTTCTCAAAAGAAGAGTCTGATAGGTATTACGACTATCTTTTCAATCAGATTCCATGGGAACATGATGAGGCCGTTATCTTCGGAAAGTTAATTCTGACGAAGCGAAAAGTAGCATGGTTTGGAGAAAAAGCATTTGAGTATACTTATTCTAACAGAACAAAATATGCCAAACCCTGGACTCCTGAGTTATTGAAATTAAAACAAAAATGCGAAGAAGTTTCAGGAGAAACCTATAATTCATGCTTGCTAAATCTATACCATGATGGAAGTGAAGGAATGGCTTATCATAGTGACGGAGAAACCGATTTGAAAAAACATGGAGCTATCGCTTCCCTGACTTTCGGAGCAGAAAGAAAGTTTCTATTCAAGCATAAAACAACCAAAGAAAAAGTAGAGATATTCCTGGAAACTGGAAGTCTGCTCATTATGAAAGGAACAACTCAGGACTACTGGCTTCATAGGCTGCCACCTACGACCAAAGTGAAAACTCCAAGAGTAAATCTTACGTTCAGAACAATTGAAGAATAGAAAAACTCTCACAGATTTTTAACGCAATCATCTGTGAGATCTGTGTAATCAGTGGGAAATAAGCATATTTAATATTCATTGCAAAATGATTGAAGAATAAAAAACTCTCGCAGATTGAGCGGATAACGCCGATTATAACGCAATCATCTGCGAAATCTGCTTAATCCGCGAGAGAATAAAACAAAAATTATTTTAAGTTTCAGCTTCCATCAATGAGCCTTGACAAGGCTGCATCATCAGTAAAATCTGGGAGAGATAAAAAACAAAAAAGCTGTTCATCCAAACAGCTTTTTAAATTTATTTTAATACATCAGCTTCAATAGAGCTGTCACCGTATACTTTAATAAATGCTTTGGTATAATCTTCCTTAGAAGCAAAATTCGGATTATCCATAAATTTCTGAGGATTCAGCGCAAAAAGCGGGAACCAGGTACTGCTGATCTGAATTTGAATTTTATGTCCTTTTTTGAAGGTGTGAACCACATCCTGAAGTCTGAAGTTGACGGCCGTTTTCTGATCAGGAACCAATGCTTCACCTTTTTCTTTAGTATTTCTGAATCTTGCCGGCATAATTTCACTTCTTACCATCTGATGGTAGTTACCGTAAATCACGCCATCTTTCTTTTCTGCCGGTTTAAAATCTTCAGGATACACATCAATTAGCTTTACAGCGAAATCCGCATCTGTAGAAGATGAAGAAATATTCAATTTTGCCATAATTTCTCCTGCGAAAGCCATATCTTCTGTCAGTACATCTGTAGTAAATGTCAATACATCAGGTCTTCCTACAGCAAATCTTTGGTCTTCAGACATATAATTTTTTGGAGTAAACCCATTGAAGTCCTTTAAATGATCGGAACTTAAAACCGGATTATTAGGATCACTATAATATTCAGAATATCCTTGTGCGGAAGTATTTTTTAATGTTTTATCTGATAGATAGAAATTTACTTTCTGAGCATTTTTAGGCGGATAAGAGGCGAATTCTTTCCATTGTTTGGCTCCAGTATCATACATCAAAGCTTCCGGAAGACCTGCATCTTCTTTAGTATTCCCCTTAAGATAATGAGCAAAGAATTTTGTTTCTACATTTTTCTGGTAATACGTTGCAATGCTGTCTCCGAAATAAGTTTCACTGTGGAAGTGCTTACCTTGTTCCTGAGACCACCCACCATGAGAAAAGGGGCCCATTACAATGGTGTTTTTTGCCTTAGGGCT of the Chryseobacterium capnotolerans genome contains:
- a CDS encoding alpha-ketoglutarate-dependent dioxygenase AlkB family protein; translation: MLSLFDETPDYPLSLLPHDGTVLYYGKVFSKEESDRYYDYLFNQIPWEHDEAVIFGKLILTKRKVAWFGEKAFEYTYSNRTKYAKPWTPELLKLKQKCEEVSGETYNSCLLNLYHDGSEGMAYHSDGETDLKKHGAIASLTFGAERKFLFKHKTTKEKVEIFLETGSLLIMKGTTQDYWLHRLPPTTKVKTPRVNLTFRTIEE